The genome window CCAACATGTTGATATTTCTCAATTAGATTGGCAATTATCCACTGCCACTATTACACAAACACTCTCCGTTAAAAAGCGACGTATAACCCGTAAGGAAGCGAAATGAATAGCAGAGAATTATTCACTCGCTTTATCTATTGCCTACTCGGTTGGGGAACCGTTGGCATTGTTTATCAATATACCGGGCAAGTGACTGGGCAAGCTCATGTTTTATCACCCAGTGAGCTGGATAATGCCGTCCCATTTTCACCCGATGCCATCTGGCTTTATCTCTCCTTTTTTCTGTTTATCCCACTTGGGTATTTTCTCAGCCCTCTAAAAAAAGCTTACTCACTCATGTATGCCATGCAGCTCTGTGCGCTGGTTTCTGGGGCAGTCTATTTGTGGTACCCCACGACTATGCTGTACCACGACTACGATTTATTGGCCTTATCTGGGCAGGCTTTGTCTGCTTTGATTAATATTGATAGCCCACAAAATTTATTACCTTCTCTACATGTCTCATTGACTCTCATCGTGCTCAATGCATTATGGTCAACACAACAAAAATTTCGCACGGTTTTAGCCGTTATTTGGGCGATTGCTATTTGTACCTCGGTATTGGTGCTAAAGCGCCATTTAGTTATTGATGTGGTTACTGGTGCACTCACCGCTTGTGGTGCATTACTGATTGTTCACACAGCGAAATTTGTCTTAAAGAGAAACACTGATGAATGAATTAACCTTTCCGATTGTTTTCATGTTAGCGGTCGTGGTCGCAGAAGGTTTAGTGATCGCCAAAACGCAAAAAGGAACCGTTAGCTGGCAAGAATTGGTGTTCAACCTGAACTCTGGCCATATTATGTTGTGGTTATTTAGAGGGTTAGAAATTTTTTGTTACGGCTTTGTCGTGACCCACTACTCATTCAACCTCGTTGAAAACTGGCCAACCGCACTGGTGTGGGTGTTTGCGATTTTTGCTTGGGACTTTGGTTTTTACTGGCTACACCGCTTGCACCATACCTACCGTGTTCTATGGGCCGTTCATGTGGTTCATCACCAAGGGGAGCACTATAACCTATCATTAGGAGTGCGTAATTCGTGGTATTCATCACTGACATCAATCCCATTCTTTATGCTACTGGCACTAATGGGGATTCCCTTAGAGGTGTTTATCACCGTTTCAATATTGCACTATACTATTCAATTCTTTAACCACAGTGCGCTGATCCCGCGTTTGGGTTGGTTGGAGAAATTTATGCTAACGCCACAGCACCATAGAGTTCACCATGTGAAAGAAGGGCATTATTCCAATCGCAATTTCGGGGGCAGTTTTATTTTTTGGGACAAACTGTTTGGCACATTTTCCAAGTTACCTGAAACTGAACACCATTTTGGTATCAAAGGCGCTCCCGCTTCTGAAAACCCGTTTATTGACAGCAACTTACCTTTTTGGCGTATCATTAAACGCCGTAGCCAACCCAAAGCAAAACCCGCACCATTATTTCGCGTAAACCAAATCGCATTAGTAATGGGAACACTTCTCCTATTTAGCTTGGTTATTGGTTACGTCTATATTTATGGTTATGGTTATCAAGGTACAACCCAACAGCAAGTGGTTTTATTTATCTTATTAGCCTTAGGTACCGTAGCTCTATCGGGTATTTCAGATGGACGTAAAATTGGCCTGATGAGCTGGTTTTTCATCGCTTGCTTGCTACTAATTTGTATTTTATTTATTTGGCAATGGACAACCCCGTTTTGGGTTATTTTTACCAGTGCACTATGGCTGCATAGTTTGTTAATGTTACTTGGTATAGGCCGAAAACCCATACAGGTGCGAGATGTTCCCTGAGCCGCTAAGGCCACTAGGCTACCAACACCGCCATGATCAAGCGTTCCAAAAAGCATTGAACATGGCCGCTAAACACTATTTACAACAGCGTGCTGATCATCGGTTCGCTGACTTACGTTTTTATTTAAAAAGTCTAGTTTTAATTTTGTGCTGCCTAGGCAGTTACGGCATAGCATTATGCGCTAACACGTCTTGGGCATTTTTTATTTTTTACCCTCTGTTTATCTGTTTCGCATTATTATTAGCCATTAATCTCGTTCACGATGCTTCCCATAATGCAATTTTCAAGCAGGCCAAAGCCAACTATTGGCTCAATTTTTGGGTCACTATTCCGTTGGGCTTAGATCCTGAATGCTG of Providencia rettgeri contains these proteins:
- a CDS encoding PAP2 superfamily, encoding MNSRELFTRFIYCLLGWGTVGIVYQYTGQVTGQAHVLSPSELDNAVPFSPDAIWLYLSFFLFIPLGYFLSPLKKAYSLMYAMQLCALVSGAVYLWYPTTMLYHDYDLLALSGQALSALINIDSPQNLLPSLHVSLTLIVLNALWSTQQKFRTVLAVIWAIAICTSVLVLKRHLVIDVVTGALTACGALLIVHTAKFVLKRNTDE
- a CDS encoding Fatty acid hydroxylase superfamily, whose product is MNELTFPIVFMLAVVVAEGLVIAKTQKGTVSWQELVFNLNSGHIMLWLFRGLEIFCYGFVVTHYSFNLVENWPTALVWVFAIFAWDFGFYWLHRLHHTYRVLWAVHVVHHQGEHYNLSLGVRNSWYSSLTSIPFFMLLALMGIPLEVFITVSILHYTIQFFNHSALIPRLGWLEKFMLTPQHHRVHHVKEGHYSNRNFGGSFIFWDKLFGTFSKLPETEHHFGIKGAPASENPFIDSNLPFWRIIKRRSQPKAKPAPLFRVNQIALVMGTLLLFSLVIGYVYIYGYGYQGTTQQQVVLFILLALGTVALSGISDGRKIGLMSWFFIACLLLICILFIWQWTTPFWVIFTSALWLHSLLMLLGIGRKPIQVRDVP